ATAGAAGTAAATCACCACTTGCTTGCCCTTCAGGGCTGACAGGCTGACGGTTTGCCCGCTGGTGGCAGGTGCTTCGAAATCCGCAACCGGTTGGTCGATGACAACGGCCATGAAAGCTTCCTTACATTGGGTTTTGTGGGCGCCACGGCTCGATCAGGGCGTCGAGGTTCATCGCGTCGGCGAAATCCAGGAACTGATCACGTAGCCAACTGATCTGGGTGCCTGCCGGCAGGGTCACGGTGAACGTGGCGTTGAGCATGGTGCCGCCGGTCTGTGGTGCCTGATAGGTGTCGCAGGTCAGGTTTTCCAGCTCGACGTTATGATCCATGAAGAACTGGCACAGCTCATTGATGATGTCCGGGCGATACGCCGAGCTGACGTAAGCCACGTAAGGCAACGCCTGCGGACGATTTTCCAACGGCGCGCTGCGCACCACATTGACGGTGAAGGCGTGCTTCTTGGCGAGACCCGACAGGCTGCCTTCCAGACGCGCGAGGGCGTCCCAACTGCCAGAGATCTCGAGGATCAGCGCACTGCACTCGCCGTGGCG
The sequence above is drawn from the Pseudomonas sp. FP2196 genome and encodes:
- a CDS encoding glycine cleavage system protein R, with product MSTPTVREQFLVISALGANPMELTNVLCRASHENRCAVVTSRLTRHGECSALILEISGSWDALARLEGSLSGLAKKHAFTVNVVRSAPLENRPQALPYVAYVSSAYRPDIINELCQFFMDHNVELENLTCDTYQAPQTGGTMLNATFTVTLPAGTQISWLRDQFLDFADAMNLDALIEPWRPQNPM